DNA from Paludisphaera mucosa:
GGCCCCGACCCCACGAGCCGACGTTCCTTGGCCGAGACGACGACCCGCCCGTCGATCCCGGCATGGGCCGCCGCCACCGGGCCGTCCAGCCAGAAGGCCGCGTTGAGCAGCGGCCGCTTCAGCTTCAGCTCGACCTGATGCTCGTCGATCGGCTGGACCTTGTCGAGGAGGTCGGCCCAGCGCGCCTGATATTTGGAGGCGTTGCGTGGGTCGCAGCGGTCGATGAGCGTGCGGGCGACGTCGATCGCGGAGACGTTTCGTGAGCCGTCCGACCAGGGCACGTTCGGCCGCACGCGGATCACGAGGCGGCGGCCGAGGTCGGTCGACTCCAGGGCCTCGGCCAGCTGGCCGGGACGCTCGCCGCGACGGGACTCGTCCGAATCGTCGGCGAGGATCGGCCGGAAGAGCAGGGGGGCGACCCGGTCGTCGGCCGGGGATCGGTCCCACGGACCGACCGGCGATGCAACGTCGACGACGGCCACGTCGAGGGTCGGCTCCGCCCCGAACGCCCTGGCGTACTCGGCGTCGAGGCCCGCCTGGGTCGGCCAGATCCTCAGGGCCTCGACCAGGGCGTCGAGCCGCTCGGCGTTCGTGCCGTCGCCGACCCGCGCGGCGCGGGCTTTCGCCATCTCCTGAAACTTGGCGCGTAGGTCCTTCGCCTGGCGGACGTCGGCCGCCACTTCATCCAGCTCGTGGAGCAGGCGACGGCCCTCGGGATACAGCCCGAGCCCGATCGCGTTCTCGATCCGTCCGGAGTAGGCGGCGGCGAACTGGTCGACGAGCCCGGGGTAGTCGGGCTTCCGCGCGTGCAGCTCGCGCAGGAGGCGCAGGCCCCGGGTGACGTCGCCGTCGCCGAGCGCCTGCTTCCCCTCGGCGAGCAGCAGCGCATGGACGCGATCGGCGAGGCCGGGCCATTTGGGATCGCGTTGCTGGACCCGGAGGAAGTGCTCGAAAGCCCGCGTGTAGTCGCGGGCGAGCTGCAGCCGCTCGCCTTCGGCCAGCAGGATGTCCTCGAAGTACTCGACCTTCTTGAGATGCCCGCGCTTGATCTTGAAGTCTCGGGCGTCGCCGCGGCCCGTCGCGGCTTCCTCGGCCAGATGCACGGTGATCTGCGAATCGGGGCTGTTCGGAGCTTCCTTCTTGGCGTCGGCCGCCTCGAACTTGCTGGGCTCGCCCGGCAGGCCGATGTTGCCTTCGAGGGGAATTTTGGGGCCCGTCCCGCGGCCGCGCGCCGGGGACGATTTGGGGATCTCCAGGGGCGGCAGCGGCCGCGGGCTGACCGGCTCGACGAGGATGACCGAATCGTCGAGCAACGTGAGTCGGTCGAACGGGAAGGATCGTAGGAGCTCCCCTGGCGCCACCACGCCGGCCGGCCGCGCGCCGTCCTGGGCGGGTGACGCCGTTATCACGGCGACGAGCAGGATGAGGCTCGTCGACGTTGCGAGGGCCGAACGTCGCGTGCGATGGCGGGATCGGAGGCGTTCGCCGTTCGGCGTCATGGCCTGGTCTCCGAGGTGCGTTCGAGGCGGAGCGGTTGGAGGACTCCCCGGCCCGAGGGGACCAAGACGTCGGGCCCGACGGCGATCAGCCCGCCCACCGGTTGGACGCCGAGGTCGATGGCCGCGACCTCGCGTCCGTCGGCGATCGCCAGTCCGCGGGCCCGGCCGGCGCGGTCGACGACCCACAGGACGTCGTCGCGGATGAGCGGTGCGCCCACCGCCGGAACCCCCAGCGAGGTCGACCAGGCCCGACGGCCGTCCCGCTCCAGCAAGAGCACGCCGCCGGCGGCGTCGAAGGCGACGACGCGGCCGTCGACGGCGTGGGGGGGGCCCAGGAGCGGGGCGTCGAGTTTCCACGAGCCGATGGGGCTGAGGTCGCGGCCGGCCAGCGCGCGAATCGAGCCGTCGGCGGTCGCCACGATCACGGCCGTGCCGGTGCAGGCTGGGTCGGCGAGGAGGTGCTGATCCAGGGACGTTTCAGCCTCTGCGACGATCCTCCGCACGGGGGCCGCCTGGACGACGAGGCGTCGGATCCGACCCGCGTCGTCCGCCAGCACGGCCGACTCGGCGTCGAGGGCGGCGGGCGCCAGCCACCGTCCGCCGCGCTCGCGCTCGAACTCGGGGACCAGCGGCTCGGCGGCCGACTTCCCCGTCAACGGGTCGATCAGGTAGGCGCGTCCATCTTCGCCGGGGATCAGGAGCCCGCCCGACCAGGGGAGAGGCGTCGTCGCGAGGCTCGAGGGTAGCTCCGTGGCGTTCCAGCCTCCGACCTCCTTCGGATCCTCCGCCCAGATTTCGGTCCCTCGCGCTTCGGGGACGATCACCGATATAGTCTTCCCGTCCTGCGTCACGGTCCGCAGCCGCCCGTCGGGCGCGCGGGGGTCGCCGGGCTTGAGGAGGAGCGCCGAGACGAATCCCCCGCCTTCGAGGTCGGAGCGTGCGATGCGGATGCGGCGACCGGCCCGATCGACCCCTTCGAGGCCCTGGCCGTCCGATGAGGCGATGAGCGGCGTCGGCCAGGCGGCGCCGACGACCGTGGCCCAATCGGGCTTGCCGCTCGACGGGTCGATCCCGCGCAGATCCACGCCGCCGCCAGGCGATTGGGTCGAGACGATGATCCGCCGTCCCGCCGACTGCACGGGCGCGGCGGCGACGCCGAGGTCGCCCAGCAGGAAGCGGCTGGTCAGCTTGCCCCCCTCGGAGTCGAGATCGTAGCGGCCGCTGCGGCCGGCGGCCACCCAGACCTCGCGCCCCGACGTGGCGAGCCCGAAGGCCGGGCCCGAGGCCGTCGCGTCGGGGCTCGATTTCGCCAGCGACCTTAGGGGGTCGGCGCTGGCGTAATCGCCGGCGGCGAAGACCTCCATGCCACCGCGATCGCCGATCGCCCAGATCGACGAGCCCGAGGAGGGGGGGGCGTCCCAGGTCCAGCCCGGAAGATCGATCGACTGCACGGCCCGCGGCTTCGCCCCTTCCTCGTCGAGCACCAGGATGCGCCAGCGGCCGTCGCGGATGCGGTCGTTCTCGGCCACGATGAGGAATCGGCCCAACCGCGCGGGGGGGCAGGGGATCGCGCCCTCGCTGTGGCCCAGGTACTGGACGTCGACGCAGGCGAGCGGATCGCGGGCGATGGTGAAGAGGCAGTCTTTCCGGCCCATGACGTACAGGAAGCGGCCCGACTCGTCGCCGACGGGGCTGCGCGTGACGGGGAACGCAAGGTCGACGGCCGCCTCCACCTCGCCCGTCGCCAGGCCGATCACGAGCAGCCGGCCCGCGGGAAGCGTCTGGTAGACCTGCTCGCCGAGGACCAGCGGCGGGGCGTCGACGGCCTCGCCCAACTCCTGCCTCCAGATCAGGCGGCCGGTGCGGGCGTCGCGACGCGTCAGCTCGTTGCGGCGGGCGTCGACCGCCAGGACGCTCGGGTCGCCGGGGACCGGAGTCGGCGTGAAGGGCGAGGCGAGCCCCACCGAGGTCCGCCAGAGGGGCGCGCCCGAGCGACCGTCGATCGCGTAGGCCGACCCGTCCGCGACCGCGAAGACGACCCCGTCGGCGGCGGTCGGAGCCCCGGGGGCGTCGGTTCTGGACCGCAGGACGAACGTGGTCGGCGGCCCGAGCGGGTCGGGCCGTTCCGTCGTCTCGGCGGGCCGACGGGACGGATCGATTCTGGCCGCCTGACGCATCAGGTCGTTGGCCCGCACCATCCGCTCGACGAGCTGCGGATCCTTCGACAGGTCGCCGTAGGTCTGCAAGAGCGCGTCGCGCGCCTTGTAGACCCGCGAGGCCGACTTCTCCTCGATCGCCTTATCCATCGCCGCCAACGTCTTCAGCCTCGTCTCGGCCTTGCGGATCGCGGCCCGCGCCTCGTTGAGCACGCCGGGCAGGCGCGACTTCGTGAGGAAGGCCGGCGCCGAGTCCCCGGCGATCCGCGCGTGCAGCGGGATGGCGGACTCCGCCTCGGCGAGCGCCTTGGCGTTGACGTCGCGCTTGGCGCGGTCGGCCAGGCCCTCGCCGATGCGGATCGTGAGGTCGGCCAGCTCCGATTTCTCGTCGCGGAACTCGGGCAGGTCGCCCACGGTCTCGACCATCTCGCGGGCCGCATCGAGGGCGCTCGACCAAGTCGCGCCGGAGACCGCGATGTACTGCCGGACGTTTGCGAGCGCCCGCAGCGTCCTCGCCTTGCCGACGCGAGGGTCGGCCGGGTTTTTGGCCACGAATGCGTCGAAGTCGCGGATCGCGGTCGCTTTGTCGCCGTCTTCCATCAGCTCGATGGCGTGGTTGTACGTCCGCGAGGCGATCGTGCGGGCGATGATCGCATTCAGCCAGAAGCCCATCCCGACGAGCACGCCCAGCAAGGCGACGAGGGCCAGGACGGTCGGCGA
Protein-coding regions in this window:
- a CDS encoding ABC transporter substrate-binding protein — encoded protein: MLDDSVILVEPVSPRPLPPLEIPKSSPARGRGTGPKIPLEGNIGLPGEPSKFEAADAKKEAPNSPDSQITVHLAEEAATGRGDARDFKIKRGHLKKVEYFEDILLAEGERLQLARDYTRAFEHFLRVQQRDPKWPGLADRVHALLLAEGKQALGDGDVTRGLRLLRELHARKPDYPGLVDQFAAAYSGRIENAIGLGLYPEGRRLLHELDEVAADVRQAKDLRAKFQEMAKARAARVGDGTNAERLDALVEALRIWPTQAGLDAEYARAFGAEPTLDVAVVDVASPVGPWDRSPADDRVAPLLFRPILADDSDESRRGERPGQLAEALESTDLGRRLVIRVRPNVPWSDGSRNVSAIDVARTLIDRCDPRNASKYQARWADLLDKVQPIDEHQVELKLKRPLLNAAFWLDGPVAAAHAGIDGRVVVSAKERRLVGSGPFVCFDSSPQSTDLRAAADASGGAAGGKVRRIREVRYDRPAAALAAFLRGDVSLLGHVPPDQAAKLAATSGVGVGKFAQPAVHVLALDGRSPALRNRTLRRAISYAVDRKLLLEETILKRPPADPDFPADGVFPRGGNADAAGVKPLEYNPVLAVALASLAKGEIKADAIKLKLEYPAVAEVEAVVPRLVEAFRLARIEVVPVEVPQSRLESELRAGRKFEMAYRVLRCDEPVLDAGLMICPGYDAPPSANALASAASPRILQLLLQLEQAAEWPTARGLATQIDRELRDELPVIPLWQLGDHYAWRSRLKGPAESADRLYQGLENWEIAPWIAKDPWSSE
- a CDS encoding outer membrane protein assembly factor BamB family protein; translation: MATLEIHEGPGKVRLVELDREHPVLLGSAASCDIVLQGGGILPVHGRIRWRGRRFKVDASPDAEFLEVNGRKIVSATLHQGDELTIGPCRLFVLTLDAPKAEAPSRSEKKRRRPAKEEEATKVFQGAVPMSSIEAPVVVTTPERRPSVFDQDDFLDDVIEIPPDEEPEVATSKRGEVRGRGREPKGPGPIARLFARWRGAREAEDAPGREVVAASPTVLALVALLGVLVGMGFWLNAIIARTIASRTYNHAIELMEDGDKATAIRDFDAFVAKNPADPRVGKARTLRALANVRQYIAVSGATWSSALDAAREMVETVGDLPEFRDEKSELADLTIRIGEGLADRAKRDVNAKALAEAESAIPLHARIAGDSAPAFLTKSRLPGVLNEARAAIRKAETRLKTLAAMDKAIEEKSASRVYKARDALLQTYGDLSKDPQLVERMVRANDLMRQAARIDPSRRPAETTERPDPLGPPTTFVLRSRTDAPGAPTAADGVVFAVADGSAYAIDGRSGAPLWRTSVGLASPFTPTPVPGDPSVLAVDARRNELTRRDARTGRLIWRQELGEAVDAPPLVLGEQVYQTLPAGRLLVIGLATGEVEAAVDLAFPVTRSPVGDESGRFLYVMGRKDCLFTIARDPLACVDVQYLGHSEGAIPCPPARLGRFLIVAENDRIRDGRWRILVLDEEGAKPRAVQSIDLPGWTWDAPPSSGSSIWAIGDRGGMEVFAAGDYASADPLRSLAKSSPDATASGPAFGLATSGREVWVAAGRSGRYDLDSEGGKLTSRFLLGDLGVAAAPVQSAGRRIIVSTQSPGGGVDLRGIDPSSGKPDWATVVGAAWPTPLIASSDGQGLEGVDRAGRRIRIARSDLEGGGFVSALLLKPGDPRAPDGRLRTVTQDGKTISVIVPEARGTEIWAEDPKEVGGWNATELPSSLATTPLPWSGGLLIPGEDGRAYLIDPLTGKSAAEPLVPEFERERGGRWLAPAALDAESAVLADDAGRIRRLVVQAAPVRRIVAEAETSLDQHLLADPACTGTAVIVATADGSIRALAGRDLSPIGSWKLDAPLLGPPHAVDGRVVAFDAAGGVLLLERDGRRAWSTSLGVPAVGAPLIRDDVLWVVDRAGRARGLAIADGREVAAIDLGVQPVGGLIAVGPDVLVPSGRGVLQPLRLERTSETRP